One stretch of Nicotiana tabacum cultivar K326 chromosome 18, ASM71507v2, whole genome shotgun sequence DNA includes these proteins:
- the LOC107774240 gene encoding protein NRT1/ PTR FAMILY 1.1-like has translation MEMKGSSSDLVETSGDVSNSKKGGLKTMPFIIANEALERAAGVGLSANMILYLTKEYHWENATGASILFWWGSIANFMPIFGALLADSYLGRYFVIALGTVVSLMGMVVLWLTAILKEAKPHSCNLEAGNCSKPDFGQVALLFASFALMSIGAGCIMPCALAFGADQFNKPENPDNGRILQSFFNWYYASVCISTLISMTVIVYIQAQFGWIVGFGVSACLMLLAAATFLLGSKLFIRIKANKSLVTSFVQVVAAAWKNRHLALPPVDSDELYHHDKGSRLTIPTNKLRFLNKACIIRNPEKDLNPDGTASDPWKLCTVQQVEGMKALLKVLPIWSSGIMVAVTLNQHAFPVLQANTMDRHLVGNFNIPPGSFSAFAIITLTICVAIYDRILVPQISKITKNPRGLSFKQRMGIGILLSCAAQAVAALVEKERRVRALSEGLANHPFSQVNMSAMWLIPQNSLTGLAEAFNVIGQIEFYYSQFPKSMASIGVALLALGMGVGNLVGNLIVKYASTRGGKQSWVLNNLNLGHYDYYYWLLCFLSLVNFFYFIVCAWAYGSTEEQQKIWDVEQVEKEGDILIL, from the exons ATGGAAATGAAAGGAAGTTCTTCTGATTTAGTGGAAACTTCAGGGGATGTCTCAAATAGCAAGAAAGGTGGCCTTAAAACCATGCCATTTATTATCG CAAATGAGGCATTGGAAAGGGCAGCAGGTGTTGGACTAAGCGCGAATATGATCTTGTACTTGACAAAAGAGTATCACTGGGAAAATGCTACTGGAGCTAGCATCCTTTTCTGGTGGGGTTCTATCGCAAATTTCATGCCTATCTTTGGAGCTCTCCTTGCTGATTCTTACTTGGGTCGCTATTTTGTGATTGCTTTAGGAACAGTTGTCAGCCTTATG GGAATGGTGGTATTGTGGTTAACAGCTATACTAAAAGAAGCAAAGCCACATTCTTGCAACCTAGAAGCAGGAAATTGTTCAAAACCAGACTTTGGCCAAGTCGCACTTCTCTTTGCATCATTTGCATTAATGTCTATAGGAGCGGGGTGTATTATGCCGTGTGCTTTAGCTTTTGGAGCTGATCAATTCAACAAACCTGAGAATCCGGACAACGGAAGGATCTTGCAGAGTTTCTTCAATTGGTATTATGCATCAGTTTGCATATCAACGTTGATTTCAATGACAGTTATAGTGTATATTCAGGCTCAATTTGGCTGGATTGTGGGGTTTGGAGTGTCAGCATGCCTCATGCTGTTGGCAGCTGCTACGTTTCTTTTGGGTTCTAAACTTTTCATTAGGATCAAAGCAAACAAGAGCCTGGTCACTAGTTTTGTCCAAGTTGTAGCTGCCGCATGGAAAAACAGACATCTTGCTTTGCCTCCAGTGGATTCTGATGAGTTGTATCATCATGACAAGGGTTCAAGGCTTACTATTCCAACAAACAAACTAAG GTTCTTAAATAAGGCCTGCATCATTAGAAACCCTGAGAAAGATTTAAATCCAGATGGAACAGCTTCAGACCCATGGAAACTGTGCACAGTTCAACAAGTGGAAGGAATGAAAGCCCTGCTCAAGGTATTGCCCATATGGTCATCAGGCATCATGGTAGCAGTAACCCTGAATCAGCATGCCTTTCCAGTACTCCAAGCAAACACAATGGACAGACACCTTGTTGGAAACTTCAATATCCCACCAGGCTCATTTAGTGCTTTTGCAATCATTACATTGACAATATGTGTAGCCATCTATGACCGAATCCTCGTTCCCCAGATATCAAAGATCACCAAGAACCCACGCGGCCTGAGCTTTAAACAACGAATGGGAATCGGTATCTTGCTCTCTTGTGCAGCTCAGGCAGTGGCAGCATTGGTGGAAAAGGAACGACGGGTGCGAGCCCTTAGTGAAGGGCTAGCAAACCATCCATTTTCGCAAGTGAACATGTCAGCAATGTGGCTAATACCACAGAACAGCTTAACTGgactagctgaggcattcaatgTAATTGGGCAGATAGAATTCTACTACTCACAGTTCCCCAAAAGTATGGCAAGTATTGGAGTAGCACTACTCGCACTGGGCATGGGAGTTGGAAACTTGGTGGGAAATCTTATTGTGAAATATGCTTCAACAAGAGGAGGGAAACAAAGTTGGGTATTAAATAACTTAAATTTGGGTcactatgattattactattgGCTACTTTGCTTTCTGAGCCTGGTTAATTTCTTCTACTTCATCGTGTGTGCCTGGGCTTATGGATCCACTGAAGAACAACAGAAAATATGGGATGTTGAACAAGTTGAAAAGGAAGGAGACATACTCATATTGTAG